The following DNA comes from Microbacterium foliorum.
CCGTTCCGCATCGAGAACCGCACGGTCGACGGCGAAGCGCTGGCCGTCAGGCACTTCGACCTCCCCGGGCGCACGTGGGTCATGCCCGACATCGTCTCTCTCGGCGAGAACCGCATCCTGCGCAACGAGATCGGCCCGCATCGCACCGTCGTCACGACCTTCGACATCGACGTGCGCGATGGCGCCGTCGTGCTGACGATCCGCCGCGTCGGGATGCGTTTCGGGCGGCTGCGCATCGCCGCACCGCGTTTCCTGCGTCCGCGCATCGGTCTCGTCGAGCGCTGGGATGAGCAGCGCGAGCGGCATCACGTGAACATGACCATCGATGCCCCTCTGCTCGGTCGGGTCTACGAGTACACCGGCTTCTTCGAGTACGCGATCGAGAGCGAGACCCCGTGACAGACCCGACGTCCCGCTCGGCAGGCCCCGTCGTGATCGGCGGCTCGACCGGGTTCATGGGGCAGTACCTGATCCCGCGCCTGCGGTCGGCGGGCCGTGAGGTCATCACGATCTCGCGTTCGGGCGCCGACATCTCCTGGGGCGACCAGGCGGCGATCGATCGCGCCGTCGACGGCGCATCGCTCGTGATCGGCCTGGCGGGCAAGAGCGTGAACTGCCGCTACACACCCGAGAATCGCGCAGCGATCTTCCGCTCGCGCCTCGACACCACCGCGTCGCTGAGCTCCGCCATCTCGAGAGCCGCGAGTCCTCCCCCGCTGTGGATCAACTCGTCGACGGCGACGATCTACCGCCATGCGGAAGAGCGACCCATGACCGAGTCGTCGGGCGAGATCGGCACAGGATTCTCCGTCGAGGTCGCGAAGGCGTGGGAGCGCGCCCTGTTCGCGGACGATCTGCCGCACACGCGCCGGGTGGCCCTGCGCAGCGCGATCGTGCTGGGCCACGGCGGCGTGCTCGGCCCGCTGAAGCGACTGGCCCGGCTCGGGCTCGGTGGGGCACAGTACGACGGTCGGTGGCCGATCAGTCGTGCCCGCCGGGCCGCCGGCACCGTGCACCATCCCGGAGCACGCCGCGGGCGGCAGCGGTTCAGCTGGGTGCACGTCGAGGACATCGCCCGCATCATCGACTTCCTCGAGGTGACGCCGACCCTCGATGGGCCGGTGAACGCGGCCTCCCCGAACCCGACGGACAACGCCGACTTCATGGCGACCGTGCGGCGGCTGCTCGGTGCGCGCATCGGCCCGCCGATGCCGCGGTGGATGCTCGAGCTCGGCGCCATCGGCATCCGCACCGAGACCGAGCTGATCCTCAAGAGCCGATGGGTCATCCCCGAGAAGCTCACGGTCGCCGGATTCGAGTTCGCGTACGCGCACCTCGAAGACGCTCTGCGGGAGTCGTTCGACCTCGAGCGCGTCGACTAGCGAGGAGCGTCAGCGGCGCCGCTCGACGAGTCCCCCTCCTCGCGCCTGCGCTTCTCGATCTCCTGACGCAGCCGCCACTCCTCGATCTCACGATCGAGATCGGCGATCTGCTGCTCGGTGCTGCGGGCGTCGACCGGCGGCGCCGTGCGAGGTTCTGGCTGGCGCGCCGCGGGTCGAGCGGCCGTCCGCGTGCGGGGGATCCGAGGGATCCGAAGACCCGCCTCGGAGTACTCCCTGCCGATCGCGAACCACAGCAGACTGCCGATCAGCGGCAGCAGGATCACGATGATGACCCATGCCATCTTCGGCAGGTACCTCACCTGCGCGTCATCTTTCCTGATGATGTCCACCATCGCGGCGACCATCAGCGCGATAACGAGGAGCGAGAACAGGAACGGCATGTGTTCAGGGTAGACGACGCGCGCGTCTCCCGTCGGGGCTACGGCAGCAGGTGCCCGGCCGCGCGGAAGAGCTCGTACCATTCGGCCCTGGTGAGCTCGATATCGGCACCCGCAGCAGCATCCTGCACCCGCTGCGGAGTCGTGGTTCCGAGCACGACCTGCATCTTGGCGGGGTGACGCGTGATCCATGCGGTCGCGATCGCGATCGGCGCGACTCCGTACGACGCCGCCAGTCGATCGATCACACCGTTGAGCTCCGCGTACTCGGGGTTGCCGAGGAAGACACCTGTGAAGAAGCCGCCCTGGAACGGCGACCAGGCCTGGATCGCGATGCCGTTGATACGGCAGTACTCGACGATGCCGCCACCGTCGCGGACGACGCTCTGGTCTTCTCCGGCCATGTTCGCCGCGACGGGCTGCGCGAGGATCGGCGCGTGTGTGATCGAGAGCTGCAGCTGATTGGCCACCAGTGGCTGCGTGACCGCGGTACGGAGCAGATCGATCTGCCGAGGGGTGTGGTTCGAGACACCGAAAGCGCGCACCTTGCCTGCGGCCTCGAGCTCGTCGAACGCCCTGGCGACCTCTTCGGGTTCGACCAGCGCGTCCGGACGGTGCAGCAGCAGCACGTCGATGTGGTCGGTGCGCAGCGCCGCGAGGGACCCCTCGACCTGACGGACGATGTGCTCGTACGAGAAGTCGAACGCACCCTCAGCGGGGTGGATGCCGCACTTGGTCTGCAGCACGATCTCGTCGCGCTCGACGGCGCTCAGTCCCAGTGCCTCGGCGAAGCGACGCTCGCAGAAGTGCATGCTCCCGCCGTAGATGTCGGCGTGGTCGAAGAAGTCGATGCCCGCGCTGCGGGCCGTGTCGTAGAGTTCGCGGATCTGAGCGTCATCCTTGTCGTCGATGCGCATCATTCCGGCGACGACGGCGGGGGCGGTGGCGGATCCGAACGGGATGGTCTTCATACCCCCACGCT
Coding sequences within:
- a CDS encoding PLD nuclease N-terminal domain-containing protein encodes the protein MPFLFSLLVIALMVAAMVDIIRKDDAQVRYLPKMAWVIIVILLPLIGSLLWFAIGREYSEAGLRIPRIPRTRTAARPAARQPEPRTAPPVDARSTEQQIADLDREIEEWRLRQEIEKRRREEGDSSSGAADAPR
- a CDS encoding epimerase — protein: MTDPTSRSAGPVVIGGSTGFMGQYLIPRLRSAGREVITISRSGADISWGDQAAIDRAVDGASLVIGLAGKSVNCRYTPENRAAIFRSRLDTTASLSSAISRAASPPPLWINSSTATIYRHAEERPMTESSGEIGTGFSVEVAKAWERALFADDLPHTRRVALRSAIVLGHGGVLGPLKRLARLGLGGAQYDGRWPISRARRAAGTVHHPGARRGRQRFSWVHVEDIARIIDFLEVTPTLDGPVNAASPNPTDNADFMATVRRLLGARIGPPMPRWMLELGAIGIRTETELILKSRWVIPEKLTVAGFEFAYAHLEDALRESFDLERVD
- a CDS encoding aldo/keto reductase, translating into MKTIPFGSATAPAVVAGMMRIDDKDDAQIRELYDTARSAGIDFFDHADIYGGSMHFCERRFAEALGLSAVERDEIVLQTKCGIHPAEGAFDFSYEHIVRQVEGSLAALRTDHIDVLLLHRPDALVEPEEVARAFDELEAAGKVRAFGVSNHTPRQIDLLRTAVTQPLVANQLQLSITHAPILAQPVAANMAGEDQSVVRDGGGIVEYCRINGIAIQAWSPFQGGFFTGVFLGNPEYAELNGVIDRLAASYGVAPIAIATAWITRHPAKMQVVLGTTTPQRVQDAAAGADIELTRAEWYELFRAAGHLLP
- a CDS encoding DUF4166 domain-containing protein — its product is MTAPGTDRRSPYERALGERISELHPKTAWYFRTIPEGHVGVGTGVFTTAGSRHRWLWPVFRIAESLGVAFAGWERDVPFRIENRTVDGEALAVRHFDLPGRTWVMPDIVSLGENRILRNEIGPHRTVVTTFDIDVRDGAVVLTIRRVGMRFGRLRIAAPRFLRPRIGLVERWDEQRERHHVNMTIDAPLLGRVYEYTGFFEYAIESETP